A region of Pyxidicoccus parkwaysis DNA encodes the following proteins:
- a CDS encoding VOC family protein — translation MHRSRLSTFVLDCKVEDVDAAARFWSRALGRPIQPVDETSPRYRELGTGADEPMLLIQQVTHPSRIHLDIEADDIEAEVKRLEALGAKRVEHIRTWWVMEAPTGQRFCVVRPQRGALDGRANEWGDEGA, via the coding sequence ATGCACCGCAGTCGGCTGAGCACGTTCGTATTGGATTGCAAGGTGGAAGACGTGGACGCGGCGGCCCGCTTCTGGAGCCGGGCGCTGGGCCGTCCCATCCAACCCGTGGACGAGACGAGCCCCCGGTACCGGGAATTGGGGACGGGGGCGGACGAGCCGATGCTGCTGATTCAGCAGGTGACCCATCCCAGCCGCATCCACCTGGACATCGAGGCGGACGACATCGAGGCCGAGGTGAAGCGCCTGGAGGCGCTCGGCGCGAAGCGGGTGGAGCACATCAGGACGTGGTGGGTGATGGAGGCGCCCACCGGTCAGCGCTTCTGCGTGGTGCGGCCCCAGCGGGGAGCGCTCGACGGGCGGGCCAACGAGTGGGGCGACGAGGGCGCCTGA
- a CDS encoding pirin family protein, producing the protein MRIHSQTGGLQALPHEREVRALWPAKSTELVGDARVLRALPRVELRRVGPFVFCDHFGPAPATPEVMDVPAHPHVGLQTVTYLFSGAIRHQDSLGTVQDIHPGDVNWMTAGRGIVHAEVVHSGPGAQPLHGVQTWVALPKEDRQTEPSFAHVPAAQLPLVERDGARVRVIAGRLDEAVSPVSTFSSLTYLDVELSAGASVSLPVDTAHALALYVAEGEVSVGGTAVGRGVLAHLEDGAPSLSLRSEGGARLLVLGGAPLPEPLVIWWNFVVESVAEGRARFADWEAGRFPSLAP; encoded by the coding sequence ATGCGAATCCATTCCCAGACGGGGGGCCTCCAGGCGCTGCCACACGAGCGCGAAGTCCGGGCCCTCTGGCCCGCGAAATCCACCGAGCTGGTGGGAGACGCCCGCGTGCTGCGCGCGCTGCCCCGGGTGGAGCTGCGCCGTGTGGGCCCCTTCGTCTTCTGCGACCACTTCGGCCCGGCGCCCGCCACGCCCGAGGTGATGGACGTACCCGCGCACCCGCACGTGGGCCTCCAGACGGTGACGTACCTCTTCTCCGGTGCGATTCGTCACCAGGACTCGCTGGGCACGGTGCAGGACATCCACCCCGGTGATGTGAATTGGATGACCGCCGGGCGCGGCATCGTCCACGCGGAGGTGGTGCACTCGGGCCCGGGCGCGCAGCCGCTGCACGGCGTGCAGACGTGGGTGGCCCTGCCGAAGGAGGACCGGCAGACGGAGCCCTCCTTCGCGCACGTCCCCGCCGCGCAGCTGCCGCTGGTGGAGCGCGACGGCGCGCGGGTGCGCGTCATCGCCGGCCGGCTGGACGAAGCGGTGTCACCCGTGTCCACCTTCTCGTCGCTCACGTACCTGGACGTGGAGCTGTCCGCCGGCGCCAGCGTGTCGCTGCCCGTGGACACGGCGCATGCGCTCGCGCTCTACGTCGCCGAGGGCGAGGTGTCCGTGGGCGGCACGGCCGTGGGGCGCGGCGTCCTCGCGCACCTGGAGGACGGGGCGCCGTCGCTGTCGCTGCGCTCGGAGGGGGGCGCGAGGTTGCTCGTCCTCGGAGGCGCGCCGCTGCCGGAGCCCCTCGTCATCTGGTGGAACTTCGTGGTGGAGAGCGTCGCCGAGGGACGCGCGCGCTTCGCGGACTGGGAGGCCGGCCGCTTCCCGTCGCTCGCGCCCTGA
- a CDS encoding metallopeptidase TldD-related protein, translated as MALMGPHELATGARAVLEDFGARHTAATVELFLSASHRLTLEYEVHAGTFAASHGVALSAAARVWEGERYGFASAPVGSAGDLRPLLDSALQRASIGVRIPIPPAPALDEPLPSWQPDLSVQRMRHQAEHIARTVVPAGVIVQALVLTRRTNASVLLRTGGSESAQSDASEEVFLRCETSRGAVVDAVALPPGEEDTALVPLRHRLAEAIAALEGPVEAANPALPLVLRPPVAAPLVAGLSWLLRGDVVASTPALARAVGKKAFPSVLSVEDDPLHPRGLRRRAKDDEGRPASRVRLIDEGRLQGFLHSGETAARLGAEPNGRGLREGTSPPAPSPFNLFIVPRTDALPAHYTELVARVETFTTMPRPGTVSLIAGGWEVRDGQRVRRVAPMELDLPLMETFRTLQGVGPDLTFFPTADGCGTPTLILPPPRVG; from the coding sequence ATGGCCCTGATGGGCCCGCATGAGCTGGCCACCGGGGCGCGCGCCGTCCTGGAGGACTTCGGCGCCAGACACACGGCCGCCACGGTGGAGCTCTTCCTCTCCGCGAGCCATCGGCTGACGCTGGAGTACGAGGTCCACGCAGGCACCTTCGCCGCCAGTCACGGCGTGGCTCTCTCCGCTGCCGCCCGAGTATGGGAGGGAGAGCGCTACGGTTTCGCCTCCGCGCCCGTGGGTTCCGCGGGAGACCTTCGTCCCCTGCTGGACTCAGCGCTGCAGCGAGCCAGCATCGGAGTGCGAATCCCCATTCCACCCGCGCCCGCGCTCGATGAGCCGTTGCCATCCTGGCAGCCCGACCTCTCCGTGCAGCGCATGAGACATCAAGCCGAGCACATCGCCCGCACGGTGGTGCCGGCAGGAGTCATCGTGCAGGCGTTGGTGCTCACGCGGCGCACCAACGCGTCCGTGCTGCTGCGAACCGGCGGAAGCGAGAGCGCGCAGTCGGATGCGAGCGAGGAGGTCTTCCTTCGCTGTGAGACCTCGCGCGGCGCCGTGGTGGACGCCGTGGCACTGCCGCCAGGTGAGGAAGACACGGCCCTCGTTCCGCTGCGCCACCGGCTTGCTGAAGCCATCGCCGCGCTGGAGGGACCGGTGGAGGCTGCGAACCCGGCACTGCCGCTCGTGCTGCGTCCCCCGGTCGCGGCTCCGCTCGTGGCCGGACTGTCGTGGCTGCTGCGAGGCGATGTGGTCGCCTCGACTCCCGCCCTGGCGCGAGCCGTGGGCAAGAAGGCCTTTCCCTCCGTGCTCTCCGTGGAGGATGACCCGCTGCACCCGCGAGGACTCCGGCGCCGAGCAAAGGACGACGAAGGCCGGCCCGCGAGCAGGGTGCGGCTCATCGATGAAGGCCGCTTGCAGGGCTTCCTGCACTCGGGAGAAACCGCGGCCCGGCTCGGAGCGGAGCCCAACGGACGAGGTCTGCGCGAGGGCACCTCGCCGCCGGCTCCATCGCCCTTCAACCTCTTCATCGTCCCGCGCACCGACGCGCTGCCCGCGCACTACACGGAGTTGGTGGCTCGCGTGGAGACCTTCACGACGATGCCTCGTCCCGGCACGGTGTCCCTCATCGCCGGAGGCTGGGAGGTGCGCGACGGCCAGCGAGTGCGGCGCGTGGCACCGATGGAGCTGGACCTGCCCTTGATGGAGACGTTCCGCACGCTCCAGGGCGTGGGGCCGGACCTCACGTTCTTCCCCACGGCGGACGGCTGCGGAACCCCGACGCTCATCTTGCCTCCACCCCGCGTGGGCTGA
- a CDS encoding Xan family putative trans-acting RiPP leader peptide: MASDVLTQSPVEPAASATSSAAPAAEPVQAVAAAPEKLDEIEEIDFLLEEIESKIAPLALA; this comes from the coding sequence ATGGCGTCGGATGTGCTGACGCAGTCCCCGGTAGAGCCTGCTGCTTCCGCGACTTCCTCCGCCGCCCCTGCGGCCGAGCCCGTCCAGGCGGTGGCGGCGGCTCCCGAGAAGCTGGATGAGATCGAGGAGATCGACTTCCTGCTCGAGGAGATTGAGAGCAAGATTGCCCCGCTCGCGCTGGCGTGA
- a CDS encoding c-type cytochrome: MSAIRLGRGALVAALLWSSACRQREEVPVAQKQTEASAHVAPSAPQAQTGTPADVPSAPQAQTATPATGAPSAPQGPPGTPAPSAPAPTAASVERGRYLAQNVLGCVACHSERDFTRYGGPLQGTPLAGACYGEEWGLPVRICAPNLTSDPEHGLGRWTDAELLRALREGRGRDGRVLFPWMPYPALRALSDDDTRALVAYLRTVPPVPRGVPRTELPADVAADIQDLAEPLTGPVAPPGDDAVERGRYLATVAQCAFCHTGGNPPAPFAGNRPAHTPLGKEWVPDLTPKGRTLRGLDEDAFVARFTAFRDLAPAPGRKGKVNKLAMPWVSFSGMHEEDLRAVYRYLRTLP; encoded by the coding sequence ATGAGTGCCATCCGTCTCGGAAGAGGTGCCCTCGTCGCGGCGCTGCTGTGGAGCAGCGCCTGCCGCCAGCGTGAGGAGGTGCCCGTCGCGCAAAAGCAGACGGAGGCGTCTGCCCATGTGGCTCCGTCCGCGCCGCAAGCCCAGACGGGGACGCCCGCCGACGTTCCGTCCGCGCCGCAAGCCCAGACCGCGACGCCCGCCACGGGTGCGCCGTCCGCGCCGCAAGGCCCGCCAGGGACGCCCGCTCCCTCCGCGCCCGCCCCGACGGCGGCGAGCGTGGAGCGCGGCCGCTACCTCGCGCAGAACGTCCTCGGATGCGTGGCCTGTCACTCCGAGCGCGACTTCACGCGCTACGGTGGACCGCTCCAGGGCACGCCGCTCGCCGGCGCCTGCTACGGAGAGGAGTGGGGCCTGCCGGTGCGCATCTGCGCGCCCAACCTCACCTCGGACCCGGAGCATGGCCTGGGCCGCTGGACGGACGCGGAGTTGCTGCGCGCGCTGCGCGAGGGCCGGGGCCGCGACGGCCGCGTCCTCTTCCCGTGGATGCCGTACCCCGCCCTGCGCGCCCTGTCCGACGACGACACCCGCGCGCTGGTGGCCTACCTGCGCACGGTGCCGCCCGTCCCTCGCGGCGTGCCCCGCACGGAGCTGCCGGCGGACGTCGCCGCCGACATCCAGGACCTCGCCGAGCCCCTCACCGGCCCGGTGGCCCCGCCCGGCGACGACGCCGTGGAACGCGGCCGTTACCTCGCCACCGTGGCGCAGTGTGCCTTCTGTCACACGGGCGGAAACCCACCCGCGCCATTCGCCGGGAATCGGCCCGCCCACACGCCCCTGGGCAAGGAGTGGGTCCCCGACCTGACGCCCAAGGGCCGCACCCTGCGTGGATTGGACGAGGACGCCTTCGTCGCCCGCTTCACCGCCTTCCGCGACCTGGCCCCCGCGCCCGGCCGCAAGGGGAAGGTCAACAAGCTGGCCATGCCGTGGGTTTCCTTCTCGGGAATGCACGAGGAGGACCTCCGGGCGGTGTACCGGTACCTCCGGACGTTGCCGTGA
- a CDS encoding cold-shock protein — MATGSVKWFNDSKGFGFIAQDNGGPDVFCHHTAIQSDGFRTLAEGQKVEFDVKKGPKGLQAENVRLVG; from the coding sequence ATGGCGACTGGTTCCGTGAAGTGGTTCAACGACTCGAAGGGCTTTGGCTTCATCGCCCAGGACAATGGTGGCCCCGACGTCTTCTGCCACCACACCGCCATCCAGTCGGATGGCTTCCGCACCCTGGCCGAGGGCCAGAAAGTGGAGTTCGACGTCAAGAAGGGCCCCAAGGGGCTTCAGGCCGAGAACGTCCGACTCGTCGGCTGA
- a CDS encoding TldD/PmbA family protein — MPKEPIALDWFVERREAAEIAHTRSGLRLQSPTCERGLSECRTIDGGTEHAWTELVHDALPPGALPAEVATRAREVIAPGPLLTESHEHATEVIRRLVDVARHAGASHLDVLLREVDRRTLFATPERHVEDHSRYALLEVKAFHSTDGATADLWRALAFPDVAHLRAALPSLESTVDGLVRELRETTPAVPCPTATLPIVFPPGAASGCFFHEVCGHPLEGDVVARSGSYLARRLGQRIAEPWLSVSDDPTDGHSALAFAFDDEGHSARSVPLLRDGVVASPLLDARTARALGHAPNGHGRRVDFRHPPLPRMAHTRVEPHEGNLKSLLADVAHGLLVQHLTPRHMDLLSGDFSFYIVEAREVRDGRPGRRVSPGILGGNGLEALASIDAVGADAKNLFATRGCRKLDHGPLPVSFGQPAVRFRGLHVRPWR, encoded by the coding sequence GTGCCCAAGGAGCCCATCGCCCTGGACTGGTTCGTGGAACGTCGCGAGGCGGCGGAGATCGCCCACACCCGCTCCGGGCTCCGCCTCCAGTCCCCCACCTGCGAGCGCGGCCTCTCCGAGTGCCGCACCATCGACGGCGGCACCGAGCACGCCTGGACCGAGCTCGTCCACGACGCACTCCCTCCCGGCGCCCTCCCCGCCGAAGTGGCCACTCGGGCCCGCGAGGTCATCGCTCCCGGGCCCCTGCTCACCGAGTCCCACGAGCACGCCACCGAAGTCATCCGCCGCCTCGTGGACGTGGCCCGTCACGCCGGTGCCTCCCACCTGGACGTCCTGCTGCGCGAGGTGGACCGTCGCACCCTCTTCGCCACCCCGGAACGCCACGTCGAGGACCACTCCCGCTACGCCCTGCTGGAGGTGAAGGCCTTCCACTCCACCGACGGCGCCACCGCCGACCTCTGGCGCGCCCTGGCCTTCCCCGACGTGGCCCACCTGCGCGCCGCCCTGCCCTCCCTGGAGTCCACCGTCGACGGCCTCGTGCGTGAGTTGCGGGAGACCACACCCGCCGTGCCCTGCCCCACCGCCACGCTGCCCATCGTCTTCCCGCCCGGCGCCGCGTCCGGCTGCTTCTTCCACGAGGTCTGCGGCCATCCGCTGGAGGGAGACGTCGTCGCGCGAAGCGGCTCGTACCTCGCTCGCCGCCTGGGACAGCGCATCGCCGAGCCCTGGCTCTCCGTGTCCGACGACCCCACCGACGGCCACTCCGCGCTCGCCTTCGCCTTTGACGACGAGGGCCACTCGGCCCGGTCCGTGCCGCTCCTCCGTGACGGCGTCGTCGCATCTCCGCTGCTCGACGCGCGCACGGCCCGCGCGCTGGGCCATGCGCCCAATGGCCACGGCCGGCGCGTGGACTTCCGGCACCCGCCCCTGCCCCGCATGGCCCACACTCGCGTGGAGCCCCATGAAGGCAACCTCAAGTCCCTGCTGGCCGACGTGGCGCACGGGCTGCTCGTGCAGCACCTCACGCCGCGGCACATGGACCTGCTGTCGGGAGACTTCAGCTTCTACATCGTCGAGGCGCGCGAGGTGCGCGACGGCCGCCCGGGGCGCCGCGTGTCACCGGGCATCCTCGGCGGAAACGGACTGGAGGCCCTGGCCTCCATCGACGCGGTGGGCGCCGACGCGAAGAACCTCTTCGCCACGCGCGGCTGCCGCAAGCTGGACCACGGCCCGCTGCCCGTGTCCTTCGGGCAGCCCGCGGTGCGCTTCCGCGGGCTGCACGTCCGTCCCTGGCGCTGA
- a CDS encoding carboxymuconolactone decarboxylase family protein has protein sequence MEAQRINAGKVAPGAYQAMMGLEKYLHECGLEANLLHLLKLRASQVNGCAYCIDMHWKDLRAAGESEQRLYGLDAWEESPYYSERERAALRWTESVTLLTEGHVPQSVYEAVKPHFSEKELADLTVAVATINAWNRLAIASRTTPGTYKAPLPKQER, from the coding sequence ATGGAAGCACAGCGTATCAATGCGGGGAAGGTCGCTCCGGGCGCGTACCAGGCGATGATGGGGCTGGAGAAGTACCTGCACGAGTGCGGGCTGGAGGCGAACCTCCTGCACCTCCTCAAGCTGCGCGCGTCGCAGGTGAATGGCTGCGCGTACTGCATCGACATGCACTGGAAGGATTTGCGCGCCGCGGGTGAGTCGGAGCAGCGGCTCTATGGGCTGGATGCGTGGGAGGAGAGCCCGTACTACTCGGAGCGCGAGCGCGCGGCGCTGCGCTGGACGGAGTCGGTGACGCTCCTGACGGAAGGGCACGTGCCGCAGAGCGTGTACGAGGCCGTGAAGCCGCACTTCTCCGAGAAGGAACTGGCGGACCTCACCGTCGCCGTGGCCACCATCAACGCGTGGAACCGGCTGGCCATCGCCTCGCGGACGACGCCGGGCACGTACAAGGCCCCGCTGCCGAAGCAGGAGCGCTGA
- a CDS encoding aromatic ring-hydroxylating oxygenase subunit alpha, giving the protein MADGVRSYSETFAPYWHPVAFSHELKERPLPARLLGTDLVVWRTGSGVAATQRYCAHRGADLCQGESGPDGLRCGFHGWTYGQDGRCVRIPSQPGVPVPPRARLSAWSAAERYGLVWVCLSPQPAAPLPEWPELEDGSLATVPLPRLDWDVSAGRMMEIVLDVAHLSWVHKGTFGNPEQQEVAAYDVEKLPDGLRARVVYPALSPAMDGVPPKVDRTTLTYEVRFPFTARLAFKPTLFYTHTVYAVASPVSEEKMQCFYFASYHPRIRNFADMFTRSELAILEQDRLIAEGQRPRAHPLDFAGEVHVQADRLPIEYRRAVSALRLGRPVDAPGQE; this is encoded by the coding sequence ATGGCTGACGGCGTTCGCTCGTACTCGGAGACCTTTGCTCCGTACTGGCACCCGGTCGCCTTCTCGCACGAGCTGAAGGAACGGCCGCTCCCGGCGCGACTGCTGGGCACGGACCTCGTGGTCTGGAGGACCGGCTCGGGCGTGGCCGCCACGCAGCGCTACTGCGCGCACCGGGGCGCGGACCTCTGTCAGGGCGAGTCGGGCCCTGACGGACTGCGCTGCGGCTTCCATGGCTGGACGTACGGCCAGGATGGGCGGTGCGTGCGCATTCCCTCGCAGCCCGGGGTGCCGGTGCCTCCGCGAGCGCGCCTCTCCGCCTGGTCGGCGGCCGAGCGCTACGGCCTCGTCTGGGTTTGTCTGTCGCCGCAGCCCGCCGCGCCGCTGCCGGAGTGGCCGGAGTTGGAGGACGGCAGCCTCGCCACGGTGCCGCTGCCGCGTCTGGACTGGGACGTGTCCGCGGGCCGGATGATGGAAATCGTCCTCGACGTGGCACACCTGTCGTGGGTTCACAAAGGCACGTTCGGCAACCCTGAGCAGCAGGAGGTCGCTGCCTACGACGTGGAGAAGCTGCCCGACGGATTGCGCGCGCGCGTGGTGTACCCGGCGCTGTCACCGGCCATGGACGGGGTGCCCCCGAAGGTGGACCGCACCACGCTCACGTACGAGGTGCGCTTTCCCTTCACGGCGCGCCTGGCCTTCAAACCGACCCTCTTCTATACGCATACGGTGTACGCGGTGGCGTCGCCCGTGTCGGAAGAGAAGATGCAGTGCTTCTATTTCGCCTCGTACCACCCGCGCATCCGCAACTTCGCCGACATGTTCACCAGGTCGGAGCTGGCCATCCTCGAGCAGGACCGGCTCATCGCCGAGGGCCAGCGTCCGAGAGCGCACCCGCTGGACTTCGCGGGCGAGGTGCACGTGCAGGCGGACCGCCTGCCCATCGAATACCGCCGCGCGGTGAGCGCCCTCCGTCTGGGCCGCCCCGTGGATGCCCCCGGCCAGGAGTGA
- a CDS encoding TetR/AcrR family transcriptional regulator, with translation MFGLPWFDLIVAPVRVKTEEGTRDRLLRAAAGLVREQGPEALTVEAVARRAFVGPGALRYHFGGKRGLLRALEERRVFQAPSSPHSLARPSSAPRWGRTTQKR, from the coding sequence ATGTTCGGGCTGCCGTGGTTCGACCTCATCGTCGCGCCGGTGCGCGTGAAGACCGAGGAGGGGACGCGCGACAGGTTGCTCCGGGCGGCGGCCGGGCTCGTCCGGGAGCAGGGCCCCGAGGCGCTCACCGTCGAGGCCGTCGCCCGGCGCGCCTTCGTGGGGCCGGGCGCGCTGCGCTACCACTTCGGGGGCAAGCGGGGGCTCTTGCGGGCGCTGGAGGAGCGGCGCGTGTTTCAGGCGCCCTCGTCGCCCCACTCGTTGGCCCGCCCGTCGAGCGCTCCCCGCTGGGGCCGCACCACGCAGAAGCGCTGA
- the pdxR gene encoding MocR-like pyridoxine biosynthesis transcription factor PdxR yields MAATSLVLDGSTGAPLQEQLAEALRGAILAERLAPGTRLLSTRVLAEQLDVSRNTVLNAYARLLAEGYLVGQTGSGTYVARELPERLLSVRREAAREPARRTDAPRLSKRGAAVAEGAAKVESPSSGMGPGRMAFRPGIPALDAFPSELWGRLLHNRWQRSWHDLMSHVPAAGYAPLRRAVADYLATARGVRCVPEQVLIVNGTQQALSLAAQVLLDPGDSVWVEDPGYVPAHGVFAAAGAVRVPVPVDAEGLDVEAGQRLCPDARLAVVTPAHQFPTGVVMSERRRKALLAWAARSDAWVLEDDYDSEFRYEGRPLPSLQGLAPDARVLYTGTFSKVLSPALRLGYLVVPESLVDAFSAARGTFDRHSPVLDQAVLADFFTQGHFSRHVRRMRVLYAARQQTLVEAARRELRGLLDVQPLHTGLHLVGWLPEGVDDSAASERAERAGLWAYALSDFRLESRGRGGLVLGYACVPEAELTEAVSRLARALR; encoded by the coding sequence ATGGCCGCCACGTCCCTGGTGCTGGACGGGTCCACGGGGGCGCCGCTGCAGGAGCAGCTCGCGGAGGCGCTGCGCGGGGCCATCCTCGCGGAGCGGCTGGCGCCGGGCACGCGCCTGCTGTCCACGCGGGTGCTGGCGGAGCAGCTGGACGTGTCCCGCAACACGGTGCTCAACGCCTACGCGCGGCTGTTGGCGGAGGGCTACCTCGTCGGCCAGACGGGCTCGGGGACGTACGTGGCGCGCGAGCTGCCGGAGCGGCTGCTGTCCGTGCGCCGGGAAGCGGCCCGGGAGCCGGCGCGGCGCACGGACGCGCCGAGGTTGTCGAAGCGCGGCGCCGCGGTGGCCGAGGGGGCGGCGAAGGTGGAGAGCCCCTCGTCCGGCATGGGCCCCGGACGCATGGCCTTCCGCCCGGGCATTCCGGCGCTGGACGCATTCCCCAGCGAGCTGTGGGGCCGGCTGCTGCACAACCGCTGGCAGCGCTCCTGGCATGACCTGATGTCGCACGTCCCCGCCGCGGGGTACGCGCCGCTGCGCCGCGCCGTCGCGGACTACCTCGCCACCGCGCGGGGCGTGCGCTGCGTCCCGGAGCAGGTGCTCATCGTCAACGGCACGCAGCAGGCGCTGAGCCTCGCGGCGCAGGTGCTGCTGGACCCCGGTGACTCGGTGTGGGTGGAGGACCCGGGCTACGTGCCCGCGCATGGCGTCTTCGCCGCCGCGGGGGCGGTGCGTGTGCCGGTGCCGGTGGACGCGGAGGGGCTGGACGTGGAGGCGGGACAGCGGCTGTGCCCGGACGCGCGGCTGGCCGTCGTCACGCCGGCGCACCAGTTTCCCACCGGCGTGGTGATGAGCGAGCGGCGGCGCAAGGCGCTCCTGGCGTGGGCGGCGCGCTCGGACGCGTGGGTGCTGGAGGACGACTACGACAGCGAGTTCCGCTACGAGGGACGGCCGCTGCCATCGCTGCAGGGACTGGCTCCGGACGCGCGCGTCCTCTACACGGGGACGTTCAGCAAGGTGCTGTCTCCCGCGCTGCGGCTGGGCTACCTCGTGGTGCCCGAGTCGCTGGTGGATGCCTTCAGCGCCGCGCGCGGAACCTTCGACCGGCACTCGCCCGTGCTCGACCAGGCCGTGCTCGCGGACTTCTTCACCCAGGGCCACTTCAGCCGCCATGTGCGGCGCATGCGCGTGCTCTACGCGGCCCGGCAGCAGACGCTCGTCGAGGCCGCCCGGCGCGAGCTGCGGGGCCTGCTGGACGTCCAGCCGTTGCACACGGGCCTGCACCTGGTGGGCTGGCTCCCCGAGGGCGTGGACGACAGCGCCGCGTCGGAGCGTGCCGAGCGGGCGGGACTCTGGGCCTACGCGCTCTCCGACTTCCGGCTGGAGAGCCGGGGGCGTGGGGGGCTGGTGCTCGGCTACGCCTGTGTGCCGGAGGCGGAGCTGACCGAGGCCGTGTCCCGGCTCGCCCGCGCCCTGCGCTGA